Proteins from a single region of Sphaerochaeta globosa str. Buddy:
- a CDS encoding glucose-1-phosphate adenylyltransferase: protein MRLKERTIAIVLGGGKGTRLYPLTMDRAKPAVPFAGKYRLVDIPISNCINSGIRQIYILTQFNSASLHNHISNTYIFDTFSNGFVEILAAEQTNQTDTWYQGTADAVRKNLKHFHDQNADYYIILSGDQLYRMDLKDMLDRHIACGAELTIATKPISREQATGLGIIGCDSEGIITKFYEKPANDLDISEYKVADSLLHASLGKHVDASNEYLASMGIYIFNAKTMEEVLNNDKTDFGKEIIPDVIKQRKVATYLFDGFWEDIGTIKAFYETNLDLASINPQFNFYNEMMPIYTHRRHLPATKVNFCNISSSLTSEGSIITNAYIVNSIIGVRTIIESGASLDGVYCMGASFYETEVEKTANAKKGIPNIGIGRGTIIRKAIIDQNARIGDGCRIGIDDIPRQEGDFAMYSIHDGIIVINKNAVIKNGTVM, encoded by the coding sequence ATGCGTCTGAAAGAAAGGACTATCGCAATCGTATTAGGCGGAGGAAAGGGGACCCGATTGTACCCTCTCACCATGGATCGCGCTAAACCTGCCGTACCCTTCGCTGGAAAATACCGTTTGGTAGACATTCCCATTTCAAATTGTATCAACAGCGGTATCAGGCAAATCTACATCCTGACTCAATTCAATTCTGCTTCCTTGCACAACCACATATCCAACACCTATATCTTCGACACATTCTCCAATGGGTTCGTTGAGATTTTGGCTGCCGAGCAAACCAACCAAACCGATACGTGGTACCAAGGCACCGCTGATGCAGTGCGCAAGAACCTGAAGCACTTCCATGACCAGAACGCGGATTACTACATCATTCTCAGTGGAGACCAGCTGTATCGCATGGATCTCAAGGATATGCTCGACCGCCATATTGCCTGCGGGGCTGAACTTACCATTGCTACCAAGCCTATCAGCCGCGAACAGGCTACCGGCCTGGGAATTATTGGATGCGACAGCGAAGGTATCATTACCAAATTCTATGAAAAGCCTGCAAATGATTTGGATATCAGCGAATACAAGGTTGCCGATTCCCTCTTGCACGCCTCACTGGGAAAACATGTGGATGCAAGCAATGAGTACCTCGCAAGTATGGGCATTTATATTTTCAATGCAAAAACCATGGAAGAGGTTCTGAACAATGACAAGACCGATTTCGGAAAGGAAATCATCCCCGATGTCATCAAACAGCGTAAGGTGGCCACGTACCTCTTTGATGGTTTCTGGGAGGATATCGGAACCATTAAGGCTTTCTACGAGACAAACCTCGACCTGGCTTCCATCAATCCTCAGTTCAATTTCTACAATGAGATGATGCCGATTTACACCCATCGCCGCCACCTGCCGGCTACCAAAGTGAATTTCTGCAACATTTCCAGTTCACTGACCAGTGAAGGTTCCATCATAACCAACGCGTATATCGTGAATTCCATCATCGGTGTTCGTACGATCATCGAATCGGGAGCATCGCTTGACGGTGTGTACTGCATGGGAGCTTCGTTCTATGAAACGGAGGTTGAAAAGACCGCAAATGCCAAGAAAGGAATCCCCAATATTGGTATCGGTCGCGGTACAATCATCCGTAAGGCCATCATTGACCAGAATGCCCGTATCGGCGATGGATGCAGAATCGGCATCGATGACATCCCGCGCCAGGAAGGAGATTTTGCCATGTACTCCATCCATGATGGAATTATTGTCATCAACAAGAATGCAGTCATTAAAAACGGGACTGTCATGTAG
- a CDS encoding (deoxy)nucleoside triphosphate pyrophosphohydrolase, with amino-acid sequence MQERITTAGILMQGDTYFIAKREDKGSIGGLWEFPGGKNRYTETEQETLKREFLEELGMEIEVGELVHSHDFTNKETLYHLKAYRVYATQVENLPFRVHTEYRWVELGDLVNYSFAPSDQQIVKTLQSICVTNT; translated from the coding sequence ATGCAGGAACGAATTACCACTGCTGGAATTTTGATGCAGGGCGATACATATTTCATAGCCAAGCGGGAAGATAAAGGTTCCATAGGTGGACTTTGGGAATTCCCTGGAGGGAAGAACCGCTACACTGAAACCGAGCAGGAGACATTGAAGCGTGAGTTTTTGGAAGAGCTTGGTATGGAAATCGAAGTAGGGGAACTGGTTCACAGCCATGACTTTACCAACAAGGAGACGCTCTACCACCTGAAAGCCTATCGTGTGTATGCCACGCAAGTGGAGAATTTGCCTTTTCGCGTACATACTGAATATCGCTGGGTTGAGCTTGGTGACTTGGTCAACTATTCATTTGCTCCCAGTGACCAGCAAATCGTCAAGACGCTTCAGTCAATCTGTGTGACCAATACATAG
- the araA gene encoding L-arabinose isomerase: MQRQPLATYEFWFVVGSQFLYGKETLEQVAKHAQVMVENMNASSLLPCKLVYKATVKTPEEIEQCVKDANYDDNCAGLITWMHTFSPSKMWIRGLDLLQKPYCHLHTQFNRTIPDTEIDMDFMNLNQSAHGDREHAFIAARMHTKRKIVTGFWEDASVQLKLASWMRSAVGAIESRKLKVVRFGDNMRNVAVTEGDKVGVQMQLGWQVNTWGVGDLIRELDQVSEAEVQAQMDIYQNRYVFATKDMETVRYQAREEVAMRKFLQREGAYAYTNTFEDLQQMRQLPGLASQDLMAEGYGYGGEGDWKVSAMTSLVKRMTEGMGKGTTFMEDYTYHMEKGNELSLGAHMLEICPSITTDKAHIEVHELGIGGKEPPARLVFEGHPGKALLASLVDMGGRVRLIVNEIEVVKPIYRMPNLPVARVMWKPEPDLNQASHLWMLSGGAHHAVLSYDATAEMLEDWCEIMGIEFVHINSRTTVESLKMQLFLSDLAWKLR, encoded by the coding sequence ATGCAAAGACAACCTTTGGCAACGTATGAGTTTTGGTTTGTGGTCGGGTCTCAATTTTTATATGGGAAAGAGACGCTTGAACAAGTGGCCAAGCATGCTCAGGTAATGGTAGAGAATATGAATGCAAGCAGCTTGCTTCCCTGCAAGTTGGTATACAAGGCAACGGTCAAAACACCGGAAGAAATTGAGCAGTGCGTCAAGGACGCCAACTATGATGACAACTGTGCCGGACTCATTACCTGGATGCATACATTCTCTCCTTCAAAAATGTGGATACGCGGCCTCGACTTATTGCAAAAACCCTATTGCCACCTTCATACCCAGTTCAACCGTACAATTCCCGATACCGAAATCGATATGGATTTCATGAATCTGAACCAGTCGGCTCATGGGGATCGTGAACATGCGTTCATTGCAGCAAGAATGCACACCAAGCGCAAGATTGTTACCGGTTTCTGGGAAGATGCATCAGTTCAACTCAAACTTGCATCCTGGATGCGTTCCGCTGTAGGGGCGATAGAAAGCCGAAAGCTCAAGGTGGTTCGTTTCGGGGACAACATGCGCAACGTCGCAGTTACCGAAGGCGATAAGGTGGGTGTTCAGATGCAGCTTGGATGGCAGGTGAATACCTGGGGAGTCGGTGACTTGATCAGGGAACTTGACCAGGTGAGCGAAGCCGAAGTTCAAGCTCAGATGGATATCTATCAGAACCGCTATGTGTTTGCGACCAAGGATATGGAGACGGTTCGGTATCAGGCCCGCGAAGAAGTTGCCATGCGAAAGTTCCTTCAGCGTGAAGGAGCCTATGCCTATACCAACACCTTTGAAGACCTGCAGCAGATGCGGCAGCTTCCCGGCTTGGCCAGTCAGGACTTGATGGCTGAAGGATATGGCTACGGTGGTGAAGGTGACTGGAAAGTCTCCGCTATGACCAGCTTGGTCAAGCGTATGACTGAGGGAATGGGAAAAGGAACTACCTTCATGGAGGACTACACCTACCACATGGAGAAGGGTAATGAACTTTCCCTTGGTGCTCACATGTTGGAAATCTGTCCCTCCATCACAACCGACAAGGCTCATATCGAAGTGCATGAACTGGGCATCGGGGGGAAGGAACCTCCTGCAAGGTTGGTTTTCGAGGGTCATCCCGGTAAAGCTTTGCTTGCCTCGCTCGTGGATATGGGCGGTCGCGTCCGCTTGATCGTCAATGAAATTGAAGTAGTCAAACCGATCTACCGTATGCCCAATCTCCCGGTTGCAAGGGTAATGTGGAAACCCGAGCCGGATTTGAATCAGGCTAGCCACTTGTGGATGCTCTCAGGGGGAGCTCACCATGCTGTACTCAGCTACGATGCAACAGCAGAAATGCTTGAGGACTGGTGCGAGATCATGGGTATTGAGTTTGTTCACATCAACAGCCGTACTACGGTCGAGTCATTGAAGATGCAACTGTTCCTCAGTGATCTTGCTTGGAAACTGCGGTAA
- a CDS encoding NAD(P)H-hydrate epimerase, whose amino-acid sequence MKSLVLATELAKLDEHAQSIANIPPLCLMESAGLLIYQNWKPYLAKDDRLVFLCGGGNNGGDALVVSRYAFQDGFTNQLLIFIGKRISDSSAIHRSVANAYGLPILKAEETELSVLASELAQAAWIIDGLMGIGLKGSLGGLTASLVDAANRSKARTLSIDVPSGLGDEIACTETMIHADVTVTMGSLKRSMFHPATRSACGTIVCVNPSFPPFLLERVPQAAQLCDRKAFLPKLDSSEYKNSRAHVGIFGGSTSYTGAVRLSAKACFATRAGLVSLYCDPEVFNLAATSSPSVMVKVYEGQPIPAFGALLVGPGWGPGREDLLTTLFATGQSMVLDADGLRAYASLLAQGLRPQHGPLILTPHLGELKTLLDGFYGAKQDTQSPDSFFASIQDLAKQLGVTLVVKSSLVHIVDEKGRVVVIEGNNPSLGVAGSGDVLCGVIAALLAKYQDCWFAALEGSLIHQEAGRLAKSAYGYYDSEALLAILGKAVQEAEH is encoded by the coding sequence ATGAAATCACTCGTACTTGCTACTGAGCTTGCAAAACTGGACGAACATGCACAAAGCATTGCCAATATCCCCCCTCTTTGCCTGATGGAGAGTGCAGGACTTCTGATCTACCAAAACTGGAAGCCCTACCTGGCAAAGGATGACCGGCTGGTGTTTTTGTGTGGTGGAGGCAACAATGGTGGGGATGCCTTGGTAGTAAGCCGATATGCTTTCCAGGATGGGTTTACCAATCAGCTGCTGATCTTCATCGGCAAGCGGATCTCCGACTCCAGCGCAATTCACCGTTCAGTAGCAAATGCATACGGCCTTCCTATTCTCAAGGCTGAAGAAACCGAGCTCTCTGTATTGGCCAGTGAGCTGGCACAGGCTGCTTGGATTATCGATGGCTTGATGGGTATTGGCCTGAAGGGTTCCCTTGGTGGTCTAACAGCTTCCTTGGTCGATGCCGCCAATCGAAGCAAAGCCCGAACATTGTCCATCGATGTCCCTTCCGGCCTTGGTGATGAAATAGCTTGTACGGAAACCATGATACACGCCGACGTAACGGTGACGATGGGAAGCCTCAAGCGTTCTATGTTCCATCCAGCAACCCGCTCAGCTTGCGGTACGATTGTCTGTGTGAACCCATCCTTTCCTCCCTTCCTGTTGGAACGGGTACCACAGGCTGCCCAACTCTGTGACAGAAAGGCGTTTTTACCCAAGCTGGATAGCAGTGAATACAAGAACAGTCGGGCCCATGTGGGAATTTTCGGAGGCAGTACCTCGTATACAGGGGCAGTGAGGCTTTCTGCGAAAGCGTGCTTTGCAACGCGTGCGGGGCTTGTAAGCCTGTATTGTGACCCTGAGGTATTCAATCTGGCTGCGACGTCTTCTCCCTCTGTCATGGTAAAAGTGTACGAAGGCCAACCTATCCCCGCCTTCGGAGCTCTGCTGGTGGGCCCGGGATGGGGTCCCGGACGGGAAGACCTGCTTACAACACTCTTTGCAACAGGACAGAGCATGGTGCTCGATGCTGACGGCTTACGAGCATATGCATCCTTGCTTGCCCAAGGACTGAGGCCTCAGCATGGACCGCTTATTCTTACTCCCCACCTTGGGGAACTCAAGACGTTGCTCGACGGTTTTTACGGTGCCAAGCAGGATACACAGTCGCCGGACTCCTTTTTCGCTTCCATCCAGGATTTGGCGAAGCAACTGGGTGTTACACTGGTGGTGAAGAGCTCGCTGGTGCATATAGTCGACGAAAAGGGGAGGGTTGTAGTCATTGAAGGCAACAATCCCTCCCTTGGTGTTGCGGGAAGTGGTGATGTGCTCTGTGGGGTCATTGCAGCACTCTTGGCCAAATATCAGGACTGTTGGTTTGCAGCCTTGGAAGGCTCCTTGATCCACCAAGAGGCAGGTCGCCTTGCAAAGAGTGCGTATGGGTATTACGATAGTGAAGCGTTGCTTGCCATCCTCGGCAAGGCCGTCCAGGAGGCCGAGCATTGA
- a CDS encoding xylulokinase has product MHTNQIKEEIVNGQTILGIELGSTRIKAVLINSENQPIAQGAHDWENTLLDGIWTYSLDDVWKGIQSCFASLQTNIQKSYAVNLTRTKSLGVSAMMHGYLPFDSEGKQLAAFRTWRNTMTAPAAEQLSSLFDYPVPERWSISHLYQAILNKEEHVKNLGFLTTLAGYVHWKLTGEKVLGTGDASGMFPVDIKTGHYDKSMLKAFSDLTKSYQFSWQLERVLPSILTAGETAGRLTSEGAHLLDPSGSFEAGIPLCPPEGDAGTGMVATNSIAKRTGNVSAGTSVFAMIVLEKELSKSYNKFIDLVTTPDGSLVAMSHGNNCTGEYDNWMRLFSEVLTTAGFALSKGELYDKLLYKALEGDKECGGLLAYNYLSGETMTELYEGRPLFVRETKNTFNLANFMRSQLFTALGVLRIGMDILFEQEHVAIDSITGHGGFFKTAEVGQKMMASALHTPISVLKTAGEGGAWGIALLASYMVNKQNRSLADFLSTDAFATAEVNTVEADQADIDGFNTFLERYKRGLVVEKAAVQNLK; this is encoded by the coding sequence ATGCATACCAACCAAATCAAAGAAGAGATAGTCAATGGTCAAACCATCCTGGGAATCGAACTTGGATCCACCCGAATCAAGGCAGTTCTGATAAACTCAGAGAACCAGCCGATAGCACAAGGTGCCCACGATTGGGAAAATACCTTGCTCGATGGAATTTGGACGTATTCACTCGATGATGTTTGGAAAGGGATACAATCCTGCTTTGCCTCCTTGCAGACGAACATCCAGAAAAGCTATGCAGTGAACCTTACGCGCACCAAATCACTGGGCGTCAGTGCCATGATGCACGGATACCTGCCTTTTGATAGCGAGGGAAAACAACTTGCCGCCTTCAGGACTTGGAGAAATACCATGACTGCCCCTGCAGCCGAACAACTCAGCTCCTTGTTTGATTATCCGGTTCCCGAACGTTGGTCCATCTCCCACTTGTACCAAGCCATCTTGAACAAGGAAGAGCATGTCAAGAACCTAGGTTTCCTTACTACCTTGGCTGGGTACGTGCATTGGAAGTTGACCGGAGAAAAAGTATTGGGTACCGGTGATGCCTCAGGCATGTTTCCCGTTGACATCAAGACGGGGCACTATGACAAGAGCATGCTGAAGGCCTTCTCCGATCTTACCAAGAGCTATCAATTTTCTTGGCAGCTCGAAAGAGTGCTCCCTTCCATCCTTACCGCTGGTGAAACAGCAGGCAGGCTCACCAGCGAGGGTGCCCACTTGCTCGACCCAAGCGGTAGTTTTGAAGCAGGCATTCCTCTTTGTCCTCCTGAAGGCGATGCAGGAACCGGCATGGTTGCAACCAACAGCATAGCCAAACGCACCGGCAATGTTTCAGCCGGCACCTCGGTTTTTGCCATGATTGTTCTTGAGAAAGAACTTTCCAAGAGTTACAACAAGTTTATTGACCTTGTCACCACTCCTGACGGATCGCTGGTTGCGATGAGCCATGGGAACAATTGCACCGGAGAGTATGACAACTGGATGCGCCTGTTCAGCGAAGTACTCACTACAGCAGGATTTGCACTCAGTAAAGGCGAACTCTATGACAAACTGTTGTATAAAGCCTTGGAAGGGGATAAGGAGTGCGGTGGCCTCTTAGCGTACAATTATCTCTCGGGCGAGACCATGACTGAACTCTATGAAGGTCGTCCCCTCTTTGTCAGGGAGACCAAAAACACATTCAACCTTGCCAACTTCATGCGTTCGCAGCTTTTCACTGCCCTTGGAGTACTGCGCATCGGCATGGACATCCTCTTCGAGCAGGAGCATGTTGCGATTGATTCAATCACCGGCCACGGCGGCTTCTTCAAGACCGCTGAAGTAGGACAGAAAATGATGGCCAGTGCCCTGCATACCCCCATTTCGGTTTTGAAAACAGCAGGAGAAGGTGGAGCTTGGGGAATTGCACTGCTTGCTTCATACATGGTCAACAAGCAAAACAGAAGCCTTGCCGACTTCCTTAGTACCGATGCTTTTGCTACTGCTGAAGTAAATACCGTCGAAGCCGACCAAGCGGATATCGATGGATTCAACACCTTCCTTGAACGTTACAAACGTGGGCTTGTAGTCGAGAAGGCTGCGGTCCAGAATCTGAAGTAA
- a CDS encoding glycogen synthase: MNICMVSSESVPFSKSGGLADVVGALSTALASLGEDVRVVLPLYGSVNASSFTEVPVLGKLSLLDSEEPVSFCQTILNGVTYYFLRHSYFTGRKGLYGDTSFTPYADNLRRYTLLNKAALFLCKELDWTVDIMHCHDWTCGFLPYLLKTDNDSFYRNTKSMMTIHNLAYQGEFSRLELLGCDMLPDDAMFSGTAAQKRTNMLKTGLVFADTLTTVSPTYAKEIQTNEYGCNLQDLLSERSEDLTGIINGIDYEEWNPQTDAFLSHHFSATQQQGKALTKAELQAEFGLEVNESIPLFSMISRLAEQKGFVELLEGSPCALEQMLTLHPMQMIIVGTGDHALEKKLIEIGSRYANLSVNILFSNRAAHLLEAGSDFFLMPSRYEPCGLNQLYSLRYGTLPVARRTGGLADSILDLDVNPESGTGILFDSMTGRGILEAVERALHWWSKGKKSMQAIRTRCMHWDSTWERSARSYRSLYETSIRGK; the protein is encoded by the coding sequence ATGAATATTTGCATGGTTTCCAGTGAATCTGTACCCTTTTCGAAGTCTGGAGGGCTTGCAGATGTGGTTGGTGCACTATCGACAGCCCTCGCTTCATTGGGAGAGGATGTAAGGGTTGTGCTTCCGTTGTATGGAAGTGTCAACGCTTCTTCTTTTACTGAAGTACCCGTTTTAGGAAAACTTTCACTTCTTGATTCCGAGGAGCCCGTCAGTTTTTGTCAGACCATCCTCAATGGGGTAACCTACTATTTCTTACGACACAGCTACTTTACCGGGCGCAAGGGCCTCTATGGTGATACATCCTTCACCCCGTATGCAGATAATCTCAGACGCTATACACTGCTCAATAAAGCAGCCCTTTTCTTGTGCAAGGAACTTGACTGGACAGTGGACATCATGCACTGCCATGACTGGACGTGCGGTTTTCTGCCCTATTTGCTTAAAACAGACAACGATTCGTTCTATCGCAATACCAAGAGTATGATGACCATTCATAATCTCGCCTATCAAGGTGAATTCTCCCGCCTGGAGTTGCTTGGCTGCGACATGCTTCCCGACGATGCCATGTTCAGCGGCACTGCTGCACAAAAGCGGACCAACATGCTTAAGACGGGCTTGGTGTTTGCTGATACGCTCACCACCGTCAGTCCTACGTATGCAAAAGAGATACAGACCAACGAATATGGGTGTAATCTCCAAGATCTCCTATCCGAACGCTCCGAAGATTTGACCGGTATCATCAACGGAATCGACTATGAGGAATGGAATCCCCAGACAGACGCTTTTTTGAGTCATCATTTCAGTGCAACACAGCAACAAGGAAAGGCTCTCACCAAAGCAGAATTGCAGGCTGAGTTCGGCTTGGAGGTGAATGAGAGCATTCCTCTCTTCAGCATGATCAGCCGCCTTGCAGAGCAAAAAGGATTTGTAGAGCTGTTGGAAGGTTCGCCTTGTGCATTGGAACAGATGCTAACCCTTCATCCAATGCAGATGATTATTGTGGGAACCGGGGACCATGCCCTTGAGAAAAAGCTCATTGAAATTGGCTCACGGTACGCCAACCTCTCGGTCAATATTTTGTTCAGCAACCGGGCGGCCCACCTGCTGGAAGCTGGATCAGACTTCTTTTTAATGCCAAGCCGTTATGAGCCGTGTGGTCTGAATCAGCTCTACAGCCTGCGTTACGGCACGCTTCCGGTAGCGAGGCGAACAGGTGGATTGGCTGACAGCATTCTTGACCTGGACGTGAATCCAGAAAGCGGAACAGGAATCCTCTTTGACTCCATGACCGGTCGTGGTATACTGGAAGCAGTAGAACGAGCACTTCATTGGTGGAGCAAAGGAAAGAAATCCATGCAAGCTATCAGAACTCGATGTATGCATTGGGACAGTACCTGGGAACGGTCTGCCCGATCATATCGTTCACTATATGAAACCAGCATAAGGGGGAAATGA
- a CDS encoding mechanosensitive ion channel family protein, whose protein sequence is MSLIKSALVVLVTVMLVLFIRLLWKKTLSASKRWPYQRQFLVILVVLTGVFVAIALLPLEHEVKNQILSLLGILLSAVIALSSTTLVSNAMAGLMLRITHEFRGGDFIEVDAFVGRVTNLGLFHTEIQLISRDVVSLPNLLLSQKAVKVTRRDGTFINLAVSIGYSVAHQLVEKALLEAAHRCNLADNFVFVESFLDHATRYRLYGMLDESSERLSKTSELHKAVLDVCREQGIEIASPALMDRREFDAAKQYIPKTGMKEKPQKRKAIIEELVFDKADEAQSLEELKEAQDTLSKSLDGLDPAQKKLVGKKIAKIGEELAKREEKKEGS, encoded by the coding sequence ATGTCGCTTATAAAATCCGCTTTGGTCGTCCTTGTCACGGTAATGCTGGTACTGTTTATTCGGTTGCTATGGAAAAAAACTCTCTCCGCATCAAAACGATGGCCGTATCAGCGTCAATTCTTGGTAATTTTGGTTGTTCTTACCGGGGTGTTTGTAGCGATAGCCTTACTTCCGCTTGAGCACGAAGTAAAGAACCAGATACTCTCTCTCCTGGGCATACTGCTCAGTGCCGTCATCGCACTTTCCTCAACAACCCTGGTCAGTAACGCCATGGCAGGACTCATGCTCAGAATAACACATGAATTCAGGGGAGGCGACTTCATCGAGGTTGATGCCTTTGTAGGCAGGGTAACCAATTTGGGGCTCTTTCATACCGAGATACAGCTCATAAGCCGAGATGTTGTAAGCTTGCCCAACCTGCTGCTCTCGCAGAAAGCCGTAAAGGTTACGCGTAGGGATGGTACCTTTATCAATCTGGCTGTTTCGATTGGCTATTCGGTTGCACACCAATTGGTTGAGAAAGCCTTGTTGGAAGCTGCCCATCGATGCAACCTTGCGGACAACTTTGTGTTTGTCGAGTCTTTTCTCGACCACGCCACCCGTTATAGGCTCTACGGAATGCTTGATGAAAGTTCTGAGCGGCTGAGCAAGACCAGCGAATTGCACAAGGCTGTTTTGGATGTCTGTCGTGAACAGGGCATTGAGATAGCTTCTCCTGCGCTGATGGATCGCAGGGAGTTTGATGCGGCCAAACAGTACATCCCGAAAACCGGTATGAAAGAAAAACCACAGAAGAGAAAGGCCATCATTGAAGAACTGGTTTTTGATAAAGCTGACGAGGCGCAGTCGCTGGAGGAACTTAAGGAAGCTCAGGATACGCTGAGCAAGTCTCTGGACGGCCTTGATCCCGCTCAAAAAAAACTTGTAGGAAAAAAGATAGCTAAAATAGGTGAGGAACTTGCAAAGCGAGAAGAAAAGAAGGAAGGCTCTTAA
- a CDS encoding LacI family DNA-binding transcriptional regulator has product MTISEIAKLAQVSIGTVDRVLHKRGRVAPETIKKVMSIVDDYGYQPNTYARNLKLSKDFTIGVLLPLLHSEFGYWNLIYEGILKAAKELYPLAVRIDMMEFDRTVPGSLLERGEALLKHTVDALLLAPVVPDDAQKLLSSKNIPFYAFIDSPLPNTKPVSCVVQNPYRGGFLAGRMMNLLTKNSGTLLTIQTHRAAYNSVERARGFAEYFANKPEFSVFEMEAPQAKTMDKELNVFYQEHGDVCGIFVVNDAIHKVAQSVLLLGRKSQTTMIGYDLVEHNRRAMVAGSVDCLISQRPEYQGYTATYQLYRKGLLNQVPEETICVPIDIILPENLIDEKGWCPTL; this is encoded by the coding sequence ATGACAATATCTGAAATTGCGAAACTTGCGCAGGTTTCAATCGGAACGGTAGATCGAGTCCTGCACAAGCGAGGCCGGGTTGCTCCAGAAACCATCAAAAAAGTCATGAGTATCGTTGACGATTATGGATATCAACCGAACACCTATGCACGTAATCTCAAACTCAGCAAGGACTTCACCATTGGTGTGCTCCTTCCCCTACTCCATTCGGAGTTCGGGTATTGGAACCTTATTTACGAAGGAATCCTCAAAGCTGCAAAAGAGTTGTACCCCTTGGCGGTGCGCATCGATATGATGGAGTTCGACCGTACAGTTCCCGGCTCGCTGCTTGAACGAGGAGAAGCGCTGCTCAAGCATACTGTTGATGCCCTCTTGCTGGCTCCGGTGGTACCTGATGATGCACAGAAACTTCTCAGCTCAAAAAACATACCCTTCTATGCCTTCATAGACAGCCCACTGCCCAATACCAAACCAGTTTCCTGCGTAGTGCAAAATCCGTATCGTGGCGGCTTCCTAGCCGGCAGGATGATGAACCTTCTTACAAAAAATAGCGGTACCTTGCTGACAATCCAAACCCACCGCGCCGCTTACAACTCGGTTGAGCGAGCCCGAGGTTTTGCAGAATACTTTGCAAACAAGCCTGAATTCTCTGTATTCGAGATGGAGGCTCCACAAGCCAAAACCATGGATAAGGAACTGAACGTTTTCTATCAGGAACATGGCGATGTATGCGGAATTTTCGTAGTCAATGATGCCATCCACAAGGTTGCACAAAGTGTGTTGCTTCTCGGACGAAAGAGCCAGACAACCATGATAGGCTATGACTTGGTCGAACACAACCGAAGGGCGATGGTTGCAGGGTCCGTCGATTGTCTCATCAGTCAAAGACCTGAGTACCAGGGCTATACTGCAACCTATCAACTGTATCGAAAAGGGTTGCTCAACCAAGTGCCCGAAGAAACCATCTGCGTACCGATCGATATCATCCTGCCTGAAAATCTTATCGACGAAAAGGGTTGGTGCCCTACCTTGTAA
- a CDS encoding thiamine ABC transporter substrate-binding protein, producing the protein MNKHQYVCVLVAILTLSFPVFAQPAKESNELVVYAYDAFCSDWGPGPAIVEEFEKQYGIEVNLVSAGDAVEMMTKVISEANNPWADVVVGITDDMAQKVYDANLLERYASPALSDIPSFLHFDSAYRLLPFDYGNFAFVVDTEHMKAEDIPTSLASLVEPKYKGKVILIDPRTSSVGLGLLLWTIEVFGEKDYLGWWKAMKENALTITDGWSSAYGLFTEGEAPLVISYTTSPVYHVTYDETTRYQTTIFTEGHSTTIEGVGILASSRKKEQARKFIDYLLTDAQLPIALANSMYPTNSKAELPKAFDYAPKPQKSLAMETEILAKNLDRWLTEWTQVMSR; encoded by the coding sequence ATGAACAAGCATCAGTACGTATGTGTTTTGGTTGCCATCCTTACCCTCTCTTTCCCGGTTTTTGCACAACCAGCCAAGGAATCGAATGAGCTGGTCGTGTACGCCTACGACGCATTTTGCAGTGACTGGGGTCCAGGCCCTGCGATTGTCGAGGAATTTGAGAAGCAGTATGGAATCGAAGTGAACCTGGTTAGTGCAGGGGATGCAGTGGAGATGATGACCAAAGTCATCAGTGAGGCGAATAATCCATGGGCGGACGTGGTGGTGGGTATCACTGACGATATGGCTCAGAAAGTGTATGACGCAAACCTGCTTGAGCGGTATGCCAGTCCTGCCCTTTCCGATATCCCTTCGTTCCTCCATTTCGATTCCGCCTATCGTCTGCTGCCGTTCGACTATGGCAATTTTGCCTTTGTCGTCGATACCGAGCACATGAAGGCAGAGGATATTCCCACCTCGCTGGCTTCGTTGGTTGAACCCAAATACAAGGGCAAGGTTATTCTGATAGACCCCCGCACATCATCGGTCGGCTTGGGTTTATTGCTCTGGACAATCGAGGTCTTTGGTGAGAAAGACTATCTGGGGTGGTGGAAAGCCATGAAAGAGAACGCCCTCACCATTACCGATGGCTGGTCGAGTGCCTATGGGCTCTTTACTGAAGGTGAAGCTCCCTTGGTTATCAGCTATACTACCAGTCCGGTCTACCACGTAACCTATGACGAAACCACTCGGTATCAGACGACAATTTTTACCGAAGGCCACAGCACTACTATCGAAGGTGTGGGTATTCTTGCATCGAGCCGAAAAAAGGAACAGGCAAGAAAGTTTATCGATTATTTGCTTACCGACGCCCAGCTTCCCATTGCCCTGGCAAACTCCATGTATCCGACCAATAGCAAGGCTGAACTTCCAAAAGCGTTCGACTATGCACCAAAACCGCAAAAGAGCCTCGCTATGGAGACAGAAATACTTGCAAAAAACCTCGATAGATGGCTTACTGAATGGACACAGGTAATGAGTAGATGA